Proteins encoded together in one Balearica regulorum gibbericeps isolate bBalReg1 chromosome 3, bBalReg1.pri, whole genome shotgun sequence window:
- the LOC142601399 gene encoding uncharacterized protein LOC142601399 translates to MVPGGPAWCLLVGLCALVPPATTQGGPEEDVPPSTRTEELGYHLAQDGDPLQDPQRCGITFHTPNPCSPPGPPLSSSRDELDHLKSLLQDTKATLKDVETAAMLEDNRTRYQDIITEALPAIHGANLEFQESLDNVRRELEAHVAEADHPWTAEKKEKLRKGVRVVAHMLRLTGRLAQTLDAVSHRLHAELSRRLQSSAARAAAAAEP, encoded by the exons ATGGTCCCGGGGGGCCCCGCCTGGTGCCTGCTGGTGGGGCTCTGCGCCCTCGTCCCCCCCGCCACCACCCAGGGGGGACCTGAAGAGGACGTGCCACCCAGCACCAGGACGGAGGAGTTGGGGTACCACCTCGCCCAGGATGGGGACCCCCTCCAGGACCCCCAGCGCTGTGGCATCACCTTCCACACCCCCAACCCTTGCAGCCCCCCTGGGccacccctctcctcctcccgtGATGAGCTGGATCATCTCAAGAGCCTCTTGCAGGACACCAAGGCCACCCTGAAGGACGTGGAGACAGCGGCCATGCTGGAGGACAACCGGACCCGCTACCAGGACATCATCACCGAGGCGCTGCCCGCCATCCACGGGGCCAACCTGGAATTTCAGGAGAGCCTGGACAACGTCCGCAGGGAGCTGGAGGCTCACGTGGCCGAGGCCGATCACCCATGGACAGCCGAGAAGAAGGAGAA GCTGCGGAAGGGTGTCCGCGTGGTGGCCCACATGCTACGTCTCACCGGCCGCCTGGCCCAGACCCTCGACGCCGTCTCCCATCGCCTCCACGCTGAGCTGAGCCGGCGCCTGCAGAGCTCggccgcccgcgccgccgccgccgccgagcccTAG